A genomic window from Leptolyngbya sp. BL0902 includes:
- a CDS encoding serine/threonine-protein kinase translates to MSLCINPHCRQPNHPDNSASSVCQSCGSELLLQGRYRVMRLISSQSGFGRIYEAYERNVPKILKVLKESYSHNEKVLELFRREGQVLGQLNHPGVPQVDADGYFQYFPKGSPDPCHCLVMEKIDGPNLRQWMVQQGNHPINEQQAMLWLTQLTDVLHLVHQHHYFHRDIKPENIMLRSSGQLVLVDFGAAREMTQTYMGHLGDSNITAVSSAGYTPPEQEQGQGVPQSDFYAMGRTLIYLLTAKLPNDLTIYDPRSNAFQWREHAPHISSALADFVDELIAPAAAHRPATTDAILERLGQIRAAQSSRLPPPCLPSGQGGNSWPQTTLNATEPETQVEPAPSRFPRWLGGRPWLVAGLAGLILSLPLTWYAFRRGEGVTAPGAINQPDLTPVTVTPTLALAGHTGDVYDLLLLRDGITLITASADETIRFWDLEAGTLVKTLDQPTNVVKALAITTDQTVLISTGDDRALRFWALPEGDPLGQINNAHNIPTTAVEVSNNNRWLASADGDGTIQLWPLITVDGRLNLAAMAEAGPSHRFQAQGTINDLLFSRDNRWLVSGGASLHLWDLSSLGAGAEVPAPITLEGHTSFVNRLAISDDNQTLMTASADTTVRLWNLTTQTPQAVLEGHQSYVNTLRAHGSRLWSADANNVILVWDLQQQVPVGQINGFATDIWRFAVRPNGHIVTIGGSQPLIRVWQGAEAVAP, encoded by the coding sequence ATGAGTCTTTGTATCAACCCGCATTGTCGCCAACCAAATCATCCCGACAACAGCGCAAGTTCGGTGTGTCAGTCCTGTGGGTCGGAACTGCTGTTGCAGGGGCGCTACCGGGTGATGCGGCTGATCAGCAGCCAGAGCGGCTTTGGGCGAATTTATGAAGCCTATGAGCGGAATGTGCCCAAGATTCTCAAGGTGCTGAAGGAAAGCTACAGCCACAACGAGAAGGTGTTGGAGCTGTTCCGGCGGGAGGGGCAGGTGTTGGGTCAGCTCAACCATCCGGGGGTGCCCCAGGTGGATGCCGATGGCTATTTTCAGTATTTTCCGAAGGGGAGTCCTGATCCCTGCCATTGCCTGGTCATGGAGAAGATCGATGGCCCCAACCTCAGACAGTGGATGGTGCAGCAGGGGAATCACCCCATTAACGAACAGCAGGCGATGCTGTGGCTCACGCAATTGACCGATGTGCTGCATTTGGTGCACCAACACCACTACTTCCATCGCGACATCAAACCAGAAAATATTATGCTGCGGTCGTCGGGGCAGTTGGTATTGGTGGATTTTGGCGCAGCCCGTGAGATGACTCAAACTTACATGGGTCACTTGGGCGACAGCAATATTACGGCGGTGAGCTCGGCGGGCTATACGCCTCCAGAGCAGGAGCAGGGCCAAGGGGTGCCCCAGTCGGACTTCTATGCCATGGGTCGCACGTTGATTTATCTGCTGACCGCCAAGCTGCCCAATGATCTGACGATCTACGACCCCCGCAGCAACGCCTTTCAGTGGCGCGAGCACGCTCCCCACATTTCCTCAGCCTTGGCAGATTTTGTCGATGAACTGATTGCCCCCGCCGCTGCCCATCGTCCGGCCACCACTGACGCCATCCTAGAGCGCCTAGGCCAGATTCGAGCGGCCCAGAGTTCCCGTCTGCCCCCGCCATGTCTGCCCTCGGGCCAAGGGGGCAACTCCTGGCCACAAACCACCCTCAATGCAACGGAACCAGAAACGCAGGTGGAACCTGCCCCCAGCCGTTTTCCCAGGTGGCTGGGGGGCCGACCTTGGCTGGTGGCGGGGTTAGCTGGGCTGATCCTGTCGCTTCCCCTGACTTGGTATGCCTTCAGACGCGGGGAGGGGGTAACGGCTCCTGGGGCCATCAACCAACCCGATCTGACCCCGGTGACGGTGACGCCCACGCTGGCCCTGGCAGGGCACACCGGAGATGTTTACGACCTGCTGCTGCTGCGGGATGGCATCACGCTGATTACCGCCAGCGCCGACGAAACCATTCGCTTCTGGGATCTGGAGGCGGGCACGCTGGTCAAGACCCTAGACCAGCCCACCAATGTGGTGAAAGCTCTGGCCATCACCACCGACCAAACGGTGTTGATTAGTACCGGAGATGACCGGGCCCTGCGGTTTTGGGCCTTGCCTGAGGGAGATCCCCTCGGCCAAATCAACAATGCCCACAACATTCCCACCACGGCGGTGGAGGTGAGCAACAACAATCGCTGGTTAGCCAGTGCCGATGGCGACGGCACCATCCAGCTCTGGCCCCTCATTACCGTTGATGGTCGCCTCAACCTAGCTGCCATGGCCGAGGCTGGCCCAAGCCATAGGTTCCAAGCCCAGGGCACGATTAACGACCTGTTGTTTAGCCGCGACAATCGCTGGCTGGTTAGCGGCGGGGCTAGCCTACACCTGTGGGATTTATCCAGCCTAGGCGCAGGGGCGGAGGTGCCTGCCCCCATCACCCTGGAGGGCCACACAAGCTTTGTCAACCGCCTTGCCATCAGCGACGACAACCAAACCTTGATGACTGCTTCTGCGGATACAACGGTGCGGCTATGGAACCTCACCACCCAAACTCCCCAAGCGGTGCTAGAGGGGCACCAAAGCTATGTCAACACCCTGCGAGCCCACGGCTCCCGCCTGTGGAGCGCCGATGCCAACAATGTGATTCTGGTGTGGGATCTCCAGCAGCAGGTTCCGGTTGGGCAAATTAACGGCTTTGCCACCGATATTTGGCGGTTTGCGGTTCGACCCAACGGCCATATTGTCACCATCGGCGGCAGTCAACCCCTCATTCGGGTGTGGCAAGGGGCCGAAGCCGTTGCGCCCTAG